One stretch of Cryptosporangium aurantiacum DNA includes these proteins:
- a CDS encoding DUF222 domain-containing protein yields the protein MDTGLGRLAAAAAVVAGEDFTGGSDGALCERVRELYRIRSQVDAALVAAVGVVHQRGAVEYDGAVSTKSWLRARLHVSPVESSELVDVARHLPDDPAFAETFRAGRVSRAHVLVAARLAKKVGPDLADEAADALLGPALTMDPAALKHVSKRIEAYLRPETDAPDEDGEEPDEADRAVYHAQTFGGTWDLAGTLTPEAGALAQTYLNAASGRRDAEDDRSPCQRRHDALAELFRLGLDTAHLPTHGGEQPHLAVLVHARDLQHSGRAGRKRRRLAPVRFDGEDVLTAGWAYLDDDPAPVPPDWAEHPDDTGGAGIDWDAALAVWADELDLTPPHPRIPAHTDAGLPDPGLPGTAPTDTSLANADLAGASLADAGLADVSLADADADADLAGGSVADAGLADVSLADAGLADAGLADAGLADAGLADAGLADAGLADADLAGAGVPGAGLPEWGAARDLGLAEAIAGVTGRRSGLPTEGTGGITEYGGLLSPEAVRRLACDAGINRVVLDPADVPINAGRLNRVPPPAMRRVLVARDGGCRFHGCDRPPAWTH from the coding sequence ATGGACACAGGGCTCGGACGGTTAGCCGCGGCGGCGGCTGTCGTTGCTGGTGAGGACTTCACCGGCGGCTCCGACGGGGCCTTGTGTGAGCGGGTGCGGGAGTTGTATCGGATTCGGTCGCAGGTCGACGCCGCGCTGGTGGCGGCGGTGGGTGTGGTGCATCAGCGGGGCGCGGTGGAGTACGACGGAGCGGTCTCCACCAAATCGTGGCTGCGGGCCCGGTTGCATGTGTCGCCGGTGGAGTCCTCGGAACTGGTGGACGTCGCCCGGCATCTGCCCGACGACCCGGCCTTCGCCGAGACGTTCCGGGCCGGTCGGGTGTCGCGGGCGCATGTGCTGGTCGCCGCCCGGTTAGCGAAGAAGGTCGGCCCGGACCTGGCGGATGAAGCCGCCGACGCGTTGCTGGGTCCGGCGTTGACGATGGACCCGGCCGCGTTGAAGCACGTCTCTAAGCGGATCGAGGCGTATCTCCGCCCAGAGACCGACGCGCCCGATGAGGACGGTGAGGAGCCGGATGAGGCCGACCGGGCGGTCTACCACGCGCAGACCTTCGGCGGAACGTGGGATTTGGCCGGGACGTTGACTCCGGAGGCCGGTGCGTTGGCGCAGACGTATTTGAATGCCGCTTCGGGCCGGCGGGACGCCGAGGACGACCGGAGCCCGTGTCAGCGTCGTCATGACGCGCTCGCGGAGTTGTTCCGCCTCGGGCTGGACACCGCGCATCTTCCGACTCATGGGGGTGAGCAGCCGCATCTGGCGGTGCTGGTGCACGCCCGGGATCTGCAGCACAGCGGCCGGGCGGGCCGGAAACGACGGCGGCTGGCCCCGGTCCGGTTCGACGGCGAGGACGTCCTCACCGCTGGATGGGCCTACCTGGACGACGACCCGGCCCCGGTCCCACCCGACTGGGCCGAACACCCCGACGACACCGGGGGCGCCGGCATCGATTGGGACGCCGCGTTGGCGGTCTGGGCCGATGAACTCGACCTGACCCCACCCCACCCCCGAATCCCAGCCCACACCGACGCCGGGCTGCCGGACCCGGGCCTGCCCGGCACGGCTCCAACGGATACGAGCCTCGCGAACGCGGACTTGGCGGGCGCGAGCCTCGCGGACGCGGGCCTGGCCGACGTCAGCCTCGCGGACGCGGACGCGGACGCGGATCTGGCGGGCGGGAGCGTCGCGGACGCGGGCCTGGCCGACGTCAGCCTCGCGGACGCGGGCCTGGCGGACGCGGGCCTGGCGGACGCGGGCCTGGCGGACGCGGGCCTGGCGGACGCGGGCCTGGCGGACGCGGGCCTGGCGGACGCGGATCTGGCGGGCGCGGGCGTGCCCGGTGCGGGGCTGCCGGAGTGGGGCGCGGCGCGGGATCTCGGGTTGGCCGAGGCGATCGCCGGGGTGACCGGACGCCGCAGCGGTCTGCCCACCGAAGGCACGGGAGGGATCACCGAGTACGGCGGCCTGCTCTCCCCTGAAGCCGTCCGCCGCCTCGCCTGCGACGCCGGCATCAACCGCGTGGTTCTCGACCCCGCTGACGTGCCGATCAACGCCGGACGCCTCAACCGCGTCCCCCCACCCGCCATGCGCCGCGTCCTGGTCGCCCGCGACGGCGGATGCCGCTTCCACGGCTGCGACCGCCCACCCGCCTGGACCCAC
- a CDS encoding SAM-dependent methyltransferase gives MERPDWVSDTVDPDQPSAARMYDYYLGGSHNFASDREMARRALALFPDGQLAAQANRAFLHRGVRYLRDQGIRQFLDLGSGIPTMGNVHEIADDATVVYVDLDPVAVAHSEAILADVDRAGIVHADIRRPQDVLESPVTRQLLDFTQPVGLLMVAVLHFIGSDDEAAGIVGTFRDALPTGSGLVLAHATLDSRPDEMKRIEEVYKASANPATTRSYGQIERFLNGWDVIDPGLIWAVQWKPDWPDAGDRDPSWCGNYGAVGWKR, from the coding sequence GTGGAACGTCCGGATTGGGTTTCGGACACGGTTGATCCTGATCAGCCGTCGGCCGCTCGAATGTACGACTACTACCTCGGCGGCTCGCACAACTTCGCCTCCGACCGGGAGATGGCGCGCCGAGCGCTGGCGCTGTTCCCGGACGGTCAGCTCGCCGCCCAAGCCAACCGCGCGTTCCTGCACCGGGGCGTCCGGTACCTGCGCGACCAGGGCATCCGCCAGTTCCTCGACCTCGGCTCCGGCATCCCGACGATGGGCAACGTGCACGAGATCGCCGACGACGCGACCGTCGTCTACGTCGACCTCGACCCGGTTGCGGTCGCGCACAGTGAGGCGATCCTCGCCGACGTCGACCGGGCCGGGATCGTGCACGCCGACATCCGGCGTCCGCAGGACGTGCTGGAGTCGCCGGTCACCCGGCAACTGCTCGACTTCACCCAGCCGGTCGGGCTGCTGATGGTCGCGGTCCTGCACTTCATCGGCTCGGACGACGAGGCGGCCGGCATCGTCGGGACGTTCCGGGACGCGCTGCCCACCGGCAGCGGCCTGGTCCTCGCGCACGCCACGCTGGACAGCCGTCCGGACGAGATGAAGCGGATCGAGGAGGTCTACAAGGCCAGCGCGAACCCGGCGACCACCCGCAGTTACGGGCAGATCGAACGGTTCCTGAACGGGTGGGACGTGATCGACCCCGGCCTCATCTGGGCCGTGCAGTGGAAGCCGGACTGGCCGGACGCGGGCGACCGCGACCCGTCCTGGTGCGGCAACTACGGCGCGGTCGGGTGGAAGCGGTGA
- a CDS encoding EAL domain-containing protein, which yields MTTAPEGPVIPVGQVDGRAVTIAVFSWEWARNLSGTSWVPDDRTVIAERLRRLAEEAADALLGHAEPSSTGRAIGEGVVAIGFAAPDALGRTLHLLAERLPADLGIEPVDGSAPALLAAVGVGFARAAHDRTLAQQDAIRSSDLVARQRAERALQAQLAGASGLPVGRTGRPIDTRFREELPTALDRGEVVPYYQPIVALDDERVLGFEALARWEHPTRGTLPPSVFLPTAADADLFRTLGRRLREDACRAAVRWQSEAGRPVFVGVNLSPAELSDPRLTDDVRGLLERTGLDPALLHLEITEDVVLGDADLPLLRGLAATGVTLVLDDFGTGLSRLSMLPTLPVHGLKLAGALLDPVRQLPFSAAQAGIEVLGAVTALAGQLGLTTTVEGVENAAEAGLARRLGIPRAQGWHYGHPLPAADVR from the coding sequence GTGACCACAGCGCCCGAGGGGCCGGTGATCCCCGTCGGGCAGGTCGACGGCCGTGCGGTCACGATCGCGGTGTTCTCGTGGGAGTGGGCACGGAACTTGAGCGGCACCAGCTGGGTGCCGGACGACCGGACCGTGATCGCCGAGCGGCTACGGCGGCTCGCCGAGGAAGCGGCGGACGCGCTGCTCGGGCACGCGGAACCGTCGTCGACCGGGCGGGCGATCGGCGAGGGGGTGGTCGCGATCGGGTTCGCCGCGCCGGACGCGCTCGGCCGGACGCTGCACCTGCTGGCCGAGCGGCTCCCCGCCGATCTCGGGATCGAGCCGGTGGACGGGAGCGCACCGGCGCTGCTGGCCGCGGTGGGCGTCGGTTTCGCGCGCGCCGCCCACGACCGGACGCTCGCGCAGCAGGACGCGATCCGCAGCTCCGACCTGGTGGCCCGCCAGCGCGCCGAGCGGGCGCTGCAGGCCCAGCTCGCCGGGGCGAGCGGGTTGCCGGTGGGGCGGACCGGCCGTCCGATCGACACCCGCTTCCGCGAGGAGCTGCCCACAGCGCTGGACCGTGGCGAGGTCGTCCCGTACTACCAGCCGATCGTCGCGCTGGATGACGAGCGGGTGCTGGGCTTCGAGGCGCTTGCCCGGTGGGAGCACCCGACGCGCGGGACGCTGCCGCCGTCGGTCTTCCTGCCGACCGCGGCGGACGCCGACCTGTTCCGGACGCTCGGCCGCCGCCTCCGCGAGGACGCGTGCCGCGCGGCGGTGCGCTGGCAGTCCGAAGCCGGGCGTCCGGTGTTCGTCGGCGTGAACCTCTCCCCCGCCGAGCTCAGCGATCCCCGCCTGACCGACGACGTCCGCGGGCTGCTCGAGCGCACCGGGCTGGACCCGGCGTTGCTCCACCTGGAGATCACCGAGGACGTCGTCCTGGGCGACGCCGACCTGCCGCTGCTGCGCGGACTGGCCGCAACCGGCGTGACGCTCGTGCTGGACGACTTCGGCACCGGGCTGTCCCGGTTGTCGATGCTGCCGACCCTGCCCGTGCACGGGTTGAAGCTGGCCGGTGCGCTGCTCGACCCGGTGCGGCAGCTGCCGTTCTCGGCGGCGCAGGCCGGCATCGAGGTGCTCGGTGCGGTGACCGCGCTGGCCGGGCAGCTCGGGCTCACCACCACGGTCGAGGGCGTCGAGAACGCCGCCGAAGCCGGCCTGGCCCGCCGCCTAGGAATCCCCCGCGCCCAAGGCTGGCACTACGGCCATCCGCTACCCGCCGCCGACGTTCGCTGA
- a CDS encoding sugar ABC transporter ATP-binding protein produces MLLATDLTKRYGGVTALAGAGLRLAPGEVHALLGENGAGKTTLAKILAGVVAPDTGRLTIDGADVRLTGPADARRHGIAVVSQELSLFGDLDVLGNLFVIDQPVRGGLLDRAEMTRRAAPILDELGLDDVPLRTPVGELDLARRQLLEICRALLADPGVVILDEPTSALPAAAVARLHTVIRRITARGKAVLYVSHFLEEVAALADRVTILRDGRNVVSEAPIAELSVPAMVTAMLGEAPLAAREAIGASAAGELGDRAVTLDRVTVPHRLDDVSLTARAGEVVGLAGLQGAGHLTVFEVLWGRAAPTSGDVRLPDGRPRPRTTAEAVRRRVAFVPSDRKGLGLTLDQTVTENITCVSWLARRRGGFVLRPGKARAAARRHIAELRIKAEPDDLVSQLSGGNQQKVAFAKWLEAEPDVVLLDDPTRGVDVGVKAEMQQIVRRLAADGKVVLMCSTDLAELAEVCDRVVVLHRGRVRDELAGEQLTEHRLMHAVNAGAAGSANVGGG; encoded by the coding sequence ATGCTGCTCGCCACCGACCTCACCAAGCGGTACGGCGGGGTCACCGCCCTCGCCGGCGCCGGTCTCCGGCTGGCGCCCGGCGAGGTGCACGCACTGCTCGGCGAGAACGGCGCGGGCAAGACGACGCTGGCCAAGATCCTGGCCGGGGTGGTGGCGCCGGACACCGGCCGGCTGACGATCGACGGCGCCGACGTGCGGCTGACCGGCCCCGCCGACGCGCGGCGGCACGGCATCGCGGTGGTGTCCCAGGAGCTCTCGCTCTTCGGAGACCTGGACGTGCTCGGCAACCTGTTCGTGATCGACCAGCCGGTGCGCGGCGGCCTGCTGGACCGGGCGGAGATGACGCGTCGGGCCGCGCCGATCCTCGACGAACTCGGGCTGGACGACGTCCCGCTGCGGACGCCGGTCGGGGAGCTGGACCTGGCCCGACGCCAGTTGCTGGAGATCTGCCGCGCGCTGCTCGCGGATCCGGGCGTCGTGATCCTCGACGAGCCGACGTCCGCGCTACCGGCTGCGGCGGTGGCCCGGCTGCACACCGTGATCAGACGCATCACCGCACGGGGGAAGGCGGTCCTCTACGTCTCGCACTTCCTGGAGGAGGTCGCCGCGCTCGCCGACCGGGTCACGATCCTCCGGGACGGACGGAACGTGGTCAGCGAGGCCCCCATCGCGGAGCTGTCGGTGCCGGCGATGGTGACCGCGATGCTCGGCGAGGCACCGCTCGCGGCCCGGGAAGCGATCGGGGCGTCGGCGGCCGGCGAGCTGGGGGACCGTGCGGTGACGCTCGACCGGGTCACGGTCCCGCACCGGCTGGACGACGTCTCGCTGACCGCGCGGGCCGGGGAGGTCGTGGGCCTGGCCGGGCTGCAGGGCGCCGGGCACCTCACGGTGTTCGAGGTGCTGTGGGGCCGGGCGGCGCCGACCTCGGGTGACGTCCGTCTGCCCGACGGACGGCCGCGGCCCCGCACGACGGCGGAGGCCGTGCGTCGTCGGGTGGCGTTCGTGCCGAGCGACCGGAAAGGGCTCGGGTTGACGCTCGACCAGACCGTCACCGAGAACATCACGTGCGTGTCGTGGCTGGCGCGGCGGCGCGGCGGGTTCGTCCTGCGGCCGGGCAAGGCCAGGGCGGCGGCGCGACGGCATATCGCCGAGCTGCGGATCAAAGCGGAGCCGGACGACCTGGTCAGTCAGTTGTCCGGCGGCAACCAGCAAAAGGTGGCGTTCGCGAAGTGGCTGGAGGCCGAGCCGGACGTCGTGCTGCTCGACGATCCGACCCGCGGCGTCGACGTGGGCGTGAAAGCCGAGATGCAGCAGATCGTGCGGCGGCTCGCGGCGGACGGGAAGGTCGTGCTGATGTGCTCGACGGACCTCGCGGAACTCGCCGAGGTGTGCGACCGCGTCGTCGTCCTGCACCGCGGCCGAGTCCGCGACGAACTCGCGGGTGAGCAACTCACCGAACATCGCCTCATGCACGCGGTGAACGCGGGCGCCGCAGGGTCAGCGAACGTCGGCGGCGGGTAG
- a CDS encoding sugar ABC transporter substrate-binding protein, translating to MARYSRVARCGVALLTAASLAAAAACSDSGGGSGGTKKMSFVVANISLNFALEMANGGKFAAEEAGGIDLKVVGPATTDGPQEVQMFQNTITTNRDGAVVENLAPDLFTRPYAQAVDKGIPIVALDTVPLDGSKVELYVGNDNYELGTQLADEAIKRLPKDAKGTIVLGVPNPGVPVLDMRANGIRDTFAKKLPGVTVKGPFQTFSDPGQSYNAWSSQVRANRNALAFLGVGDADSYSLARLKKETGGKWLSGGFDLDAKTLEAVKDGTNFVTISPEHYLKGYVAMRLLAEAVKDGKELPKGWFYTPGLIVDSSNIDAIIARQASDQARRDGIADEAKKLFADTDAYLRPLKDAR from the coding sequence ATGGCTCGCTACTCACGCGTCGCACGCTGTGGCGTCGCTCTGCTCACCGCGGCGTCGCTGGCCGCGGCGGCCGCCTGCAGCGACTCCGGCGGTGGCTCCGGCGGCACCAAGAAGATGTCGTTCGTCGTCGCGAACATCAGCCTGAACTTCGCCCTGGAGATGGCGAACGGCGGCAAGTTCGCCGCGGAGGAGGCCGGCGGCATCGACCTCAAGGTCGTCGGCCCGGCCACCACCGACGGGCCGCAGGAAGTACAGATGTTCCAGAACACGATCACGACCAACCGCGACGGCGCGGTCGTCGAGAACCTCGCCCCGGACCTGTTCACCCGTCCGTACGCGCAGGCCGTGGACAAGGGCATCCCGATCGTCGCGCTCGACACCGTGCCGCTGGACGGCAGCAAGGTCGAGCTCTACGTCGGCAACGACAACTACGAACTCGGCACCCAGCTCGCCGACGAGGCGATCAAGCGGCTCCCGAAGGACGCCAAGGGCACGATCGTGCTCGGAGTTCCGAACCCGGGCGTTCCGGTGCTGGACATGCGGGCCAACGGCATCCGGGACACGTTCGCGAAGAAGCTGCCCGGCGTCACGGTCAAGGGCCCGTTCCAGACGTTCAGCGACCCCGGACAGAGCTACAACGCCTGGTCGTCGCAGGTCCGCGCGAACCGCAACGCGCTGGCGTTCCTCGGCGTCGGCGACGCCGACAGCTACTCGCTCGCCCGGCTGAAGAAGGAGACCGGCGGCAAGTGGCTCTCCGGCGGCTTCGACCTGGACGCCAAGACGCTGGAAGCGGTCAAGGACGGCACGAACTTCGTGACGATCTCACCCGAGCACTACCTCAAGGGGTACGTCGCGATGCGGTTGCTCGCCGAGGCCGTGAAGGACGGCAAGGAGCTGCCGAAGGGCTGGTTCTACACACCCGGCCTGATCGTCGACTCCAGCAACATCGACGCGATCATCGCGCGCCAAGCGTCCGACCAAGCACGCCGGGACGGGATCGCCGACGAGGCGAAGAAGCTGTTCGCCGACACCGACGCCTACCTTCGGCCGCTGAAGGACGCGCGCTGA
- a CDS encoding ABC transporter permease, translating to MTDRSATGTEPPPAVESAAPPPRRRSVTWLREEAGVLVVLVALVVVVGAFQPDFWLADNLTEIARQSSYIGILAIGMVFALAMREVDLSVGGTYALTIVVGALLIRDGLSPWIAAVVAIAIGGFLGFLNGLFTTYVQVPSFIATLGTLSLYKGLALALSNGQQVGGLDQDHPFFQVIGGTILGLPGAVWALVLSAALMTVVFTRTRFGAQIRAVGSNPDAAAFTGIPVNRVRIKALTVTGLFAGVSGVLALSFFVAGDPTVGTGYELMAIAAAIIGGTPLRGGTGSVPGAVLGSLILSVVAASLVFFSVPINWTTFATGAVILLAVALDSLLRRARAARRRSTSS from the coding sequence ATGACCGACCGCTCGGCGACCGGAACGGAGCCGCCACCGGCCGTGGAATCGGCCGCGCCGCCTCCGCGGCGGCGTTCGGTGACCTGGTTGCGGGAGGAGGCAGGCGTCCTCGTCGTGCTGGTCGCGCTGGTCGTGGTCGTCGGCGCGTTCCAGCCGGACTTCTGGCTCGCCGACAATCTCACCGAGATCGCCCGCCAGTCGTCGTACATCGGGATCCTCGCGATCGGCATGGTGTTCGCGCTGGCGATGCGGGAGGTCGACCTCTCGGTCGGCGGCACGTACGCGCTGACGATCGTGGTCGGGGCGCTGCTGATCCGGGACGGGCTCAGCCCGTGGATCGCCGCGGTGGTGGCCATCGCGATCGGCGGTTTCCTCGGCTTCCTGAACGGCCTGTTCACCACCTACGTCCAGGTGCCGTCGTTCATCGCGACGCTCGGCACGCTCTCGCTCTACAAGGGCCTCGCGCTCGCGCTCTCGAACGGTCAGCAAGTCGGTGGCCTGGACCAGGACCACCCGTTCTTCCAGGTCATCGGCGGCACGATCCTCGGGTTGCCCGGTGCGGTCTGGGCGCTGGTGCTGTCCGCGGCGCTGATGACGGTCGTGTTCACCCGGACCCGGTTCGGCGCGCAGATCCGCGCGGTCGGGTCCAACCCGGACGCCGCGGCGTTCACCGGCATCCCGGTGAACCGGGTCCGGATCAAGGCCCTCACGGTGACCGGGCTGTTCGCCGGGGTCTCCGGTGTCCTCGCGCTCTCGTTCTTCGTCGCCGGTGACCCGACGGTCGGCACCGGCTACGAGCTGATGGCGATCGCTGCCGCGATCATCGGCGGCACCCCGCTGCGCGGTGGTACCGGCTCGGTGCCCGGTGCGGTCCTCGGTTCGCTGATCCTCAGCGTGGTCGCGGCCAGCCTCGTGTTCTTCAGCGTCCCGATCAATTGGACGACGTTCGCGACCGGCGCCGTGATCCTGCTCGCCGTCGCCCTCGACAGTTTGCTCCGCCGTGCCCGCGCGGCCCGCCGCCGCTCCACCTCCTCCTGA
- a CDS encoding SDR family NAD(P)-dependent oxidoreductase — protein MSPRVAVITGAARGLGQEFAVALAGRGCPVAGFDIADQSVTQKRIEDAGGSFLPVPVDVTDETSVRAAVTTVADYFGGLHIVVNNAGIFPPILFEDTTLDDWHRILRLNLDGPFLVTRAALPHLRAASWGRVVNIVSAVVFLGPPDLVAYTTSKAGLVGFTRALATAVGADGITVNAIAPGLTATETAIATTGADGGFDRVRALQAVPRTERPEDLISTLLYVCDEGSGFLTGQTINVDGGSARH, from the coding sequence ATGTCCCCCCGTGTTGCGGTAATCACCGGTGCAGCCCGCGGGCTGGGGCAGGAGTTCGCGGTCGCCCTGGCCGGCCGCGGGTGCCCGGTAGCCGGGTTTGACATCGCCGACCAGTCCGTCACGCAGAAGCGAATCGAGGACGCGGGCGGCAGCTTCCTGCCGGTTCCGGTCGACGTCACCGACGAGACCTCGGTGCGGGCCGCGGTGACGACCGTCGCCGACTACTTCGGTGGCCTCCACATCGTCGTGAACAACGCGGGCATCTTCCCGCCGATCCTGTTCGAGGACACCACGCTCGACGACTGGCACCGGATCCTGCGGCTCAACCTCGACGGCCCGTTCCTGGTCACCCGCGCGGCGCTCCCCCACCTGCGGGCGGCCAGCTGGGGGCGGGTCGTGAACATCGTCTCGGCGGTGGTGTTCCTCGGTCCGCCGGACCTGGTCGCGTACACGACGTCGAAGGCCGGGCTGGTCGGCTTCACCCGCGCGCTGGCCACCGCGGTCGGCGCCGACGGCATCACGGTGAACGCGATCGCGCCCGGCCTCACAGCCACCGAGACCGCGATCGCCACGACCGGCGCCGACGGCGGCTTCGACCGCGTCCGCGCGCTGCAGGCGGTGCCGCGGACCGAACGCCCGGAGGATCTGATCTCGACCCTGCTCTACGTGTGTGACGAGGGCAGCGGCTTCCTCACCGGCCAGACGATCAACGTCGACGGCGGCTCGGCCCGGCACTAG